A single window of Vibrio sp. SCSIO 43137 DNA harbors:
- a CDS encoding Dam family site-specific DNA-(adenine-N6)-methyltransferase, producing the protein MKKQRAFLKWAGGKYGLVDDIQRHLPPARKLIEPFVGAGSVFLNTDYDEYLLADINKDLINLYNLLKKEPEKLISESKRLFQPECNRKEFYLDIRAQFNSSEDVWFRSVAFLYMNRFGFNGLCRYNKKGGFNVPFGSYKKPYFPEKEMLFFAEKAQKATFVCESYTETFSRARKGSVIYCDPPYAPLSNTANFTSYAGGGFTLDDQATLAEISEKTAKSRGIPVLISNHDTAHTRRLYKGASLDTIQVKRTISRNGSGRNKVDELFALFSAEEENRVEPDRIKMSLV; encoded by the coding sequence ATGAAAAAGCAGCGTGCCTTTCTAAAATGGGCTGGTGGCAAATATGGTCTGGTAGACGATATACAGCGCCATCTGCCACCTGCAAGAAAACTGATAGAACCCTTTGTCGGTGCTGGTTCGGTATTTCTGAATACCGATTATGACGAGTATCTGCTGGCGGATATCAATAAAGATCTGATCAACCTGTATAACCTGCTGAAAAAAGAGCCGGAAAAACTGATCAGCGAATCAAAAAGGCTGTTTCAGCCTGAGTGCAACAGAAAAGAGTTTTATCTGGATATTCGTGCTCAGTTCAACAGTAGCGAAGATGTCTGGTTCCGTTCCGTCGCCTTCCTCTATATGAACCGTTTTGGTTTTAACGGTTTGTGCCGCTACAACAAAAAAGGTGGCTTTAATGTCCCTTTTGGTTCTTATAAGAAGCCTTACTTTCCTGAAAAAGAGATGCTTTTCTTTGCCGAGAAAGCACAGAAAGCCACTTTTGTCTGCGAGTCATATACAGAGACATTTTCCCGAGCCAGAAAAGGCAGCGTGATCTATTGTGATCCGCCATATGCACCTCTTTCCAATACGGCAAACTTTACCTCTTACGCTGGTGGCGGCTTTACTCTGGATGATCAGGCGACTCTGGCTGAGATTTCTGAAAAGACGGCAAAATCACGCGGAATACCTGTGCTGATTTCCAATCATGATACTGCCCATACCCGCCGCCTGTATAAAGGTGCCAGCCTGGACACCATTCAGGTTAAACGCACCATAAGCCGTAATGGCTCAGGGCGAAATAAAGTGGATGAACTGTTTGCCCTGTTTAGCGCAGAAGAAGAAAACAGAGTAGAACCAGACCGGATTAAAATGAGTCTGGTGTAA
- the rpe gene encoding ribulose-phosphate 3-epimerase gives MKDFLIAPSILSADFARLGEDVERVITAGADVVHFDVMDNHFVPNLSFGAPICKALRDYGITAPIDVHLMVKPVDRIIPDFAKAGATMITIHAEATDHLDRSLQLIKECGCQAGLVLNPATPLHYLDYVMDKLDMILLMSVNPGFGGQSFIPSSLDKLRDIKKRIEASGRDIRLEIDGGVKVDNIREIAEAGADMFVAGSAIFGQPDYKAVIDQMREELAKVNK, from the coding sequence ATGAAAGACTTTTTGATAGCGCCTTCCATTTTATCTGCAGATTTTGCCCGCCTTGGTGAAGATGTTGAGCGCGTAATTACTGCCGGAGCCGATGTTGTTCACTTTGATGTAATGGACAACCACTTTGTTCCTAACCTCTCCTTTGGTGCTCCAATCTGTAAGGCTCTGCGTGACTACGGCATTACTGCGCCGATTGATGTTCATCTAATGGTGAAGCCTGTAGACAGAATCATTCCTGATTTTGCTAAAGCTGGCGCAACCATGATTACCATCCATGCAGAAGCTACCGATCATCTGGATCGCAGCCTTCAACTAATTAAAGAGTGTGGCTGTCAGGCTGGCTTGGTACTTAACCCGGCGACACCTCTGCATTATCTGGATTATGTCATGGATAAGCTGGATATGATTCTGCTTATGTCCGTTAATCCGGGCTTTGGTGGTCAGTCGTTTATTCCTTCATCTCTGGATAAGCTGCGTGATATCAAAAAGCGTATTGAGGCATCCGGCCGTGACATTCGTCTGGAGATTGATGGCGGCGTAAAAGTGGATAATATCCGTGAAATAGCCGAAGCTGGTGCCGATATGTTTGTTGCAGGTTCAGCAATCTTTGGTCAGCCAGATTACAAAGCGGTCATTGACCAGATGAGAGAAGAGCTGGCTAAAGTAAATAAGTAG
- a CDS encoding phosphoglycolate phosphatase: MQAEKIKLIAFDLDGTLLNSVPDLTLGVDAAVQALGYPSITEEQVSHWVGNGVEVLLSRAISRNIEVKQNLDPQELQKGRDVFNQAYANSGHKLSHLYPTVEDSLQQLVKAGYKLALVTNKPSEFVPEILEQQQIAHLFDDVIGGEDFPKRKPDPIALNWLLEKYGLSSDEMLMVGDSKNDIQAAKNAGCPSFALTYGYNHGEPISDSQPDIIADELAEILTLLSVGK, translated from the coding sequence GTGCAGGCAGAAAAAATAAAGCTAATCGCGTTTGATTTAGACGGAACACTGCTTAACAGTGTCCCTGATCTTACTTTAGGTGTCGATGCAGCGGTACAGGCGCTTGGTTATCCATCGATCACGGAAGAGCAAGTAAGCCACTGGGTCGGCAATGGCGTTGAAGTGCTTCTATCCCGTGCTATCAGCAGAAACATAGAAGTTAAACAAAATTTAGACCCGCAAGAGCTGCAAAAAGGCAGAGATGTTTTCAATCAGGCTTATGCCAATAGCGGTCATAAGCTTAGCCATCTCTATCCGACGGTAGAAGATTCTCTTCAGCAGTTAGTGAAAGCAGGTTACAAGCTGGCCTTAGTCACCAATAAACCTTCTGAGTTTGTTCCTGAGATCCTTGAGCAGCAACAGATAGCACACCTGTTTGATGATGTGATTGGCGGTGAAGATTTTCCAAAGCGTAAACCCGATCCTATCGCCCTTAACTGGTTACTGGAGAAGTACGGCCTTAGCAGTGATGAAATGCTGATGGTAGGGGATTCAAAAAATGATATTCAGGCAGCAAAGAATGCCGGTTGTCCTTCATTTGCATTAACCTACGGCTACAACCATGGCGAGCCAATTTCAGATTCTCAGCCAGATATTATAGCTGATGAGCTTGCTGAGATATTAACTCTGCTGTCAGTGGGCAAGTAA
- the trpS gene encoding tryptophan--tRNA ligase has protein sequence MSKPIVLSGVQPSGELSIGNYLGALRQWQQMQDDYDCQYCVVDLHAITVRQDPKALYEATLDALSICLAVGLTPEKSTLFVQSHVPEHAQLGWVLNCYTQMGELNRMTQFKDKAQRYANDINVGLYDYPVLMAADILAYQAEQVPVGSDQKQHLELARDIATRFNNLYGETFVVPEPYIPTVGARVMSLQDATKKMSKSDDNRKNVITLLEDPKSITKKIKSAVTDPEDPPRVAYDIENKPGIANLMGLMSAATGKTFADIEAEYQGKMYGHLKVDVAEAVVAMLEPVQAEYKRIRSDRAFLDSVMKTGAEKASARAAVTLEKVYKAVGFVPRV, from the coding sequence ATGAGCAAACCTATTGTATTGAGTGGTGTTCAACCATCAGGTGAACTAAGTATTGGTAACTACTTAGGTGCTCTGCGTCAGTGGCAACAGATGCAGGACGATTATGATTGCCAGTACTGTGTTGTTGATCTGCACGCAATTACCGTTCGTCAGGATCCAAAAGCCCTTTATGAAGCAACACTGGATGCTCTTTCTATCTGCTTAGCAGTAGGACTGACACCAGAAAAGAGCACGCTTTTTGTTCAGTCTCATGTACCTGAGCATGCTCAGTTAGGCTGGGTTCTGAACTGTTACACCCAAATGGGTGAACTGAACCGTATGACTCAGTTCAAAGACAAAGCACAGCGCTATGCCAATGATATTAACGTCGGTTTGTATGATTACCCTGTATTAATGGCTGCAGATATTCTGGCCTATCAGGCGGAGCAGGTACCGGTAGGCAGTGATCAGAAGCAGCACCTTGAGCTGGCTCGTGATATCGCTACCCGCTTTAATAATCTTTATGGTGAAACCTTTGTGGTTCCTGAACCTTATATTCCGACGGTAGGTGCCAGAGTAATGAGTCTTCAGGATGCAACCAAGAAGATGTCTAAATCAGATGATAATCGCAAGAACGTGATTACTCTTCTTGAAGATCCTAAATCTATCACCAAGAAGATTAAAAGTGCGGTGACTGACCCTGAAGATCCACCACGTGTTGCTTATGATATTGAAAACAAACCGGGTATTGCCAACCTGATGGGATTAATGTCTGCTGCAACGGGTAAGACATTTGCCGATATCGAAGCTGAGTATCAGGGCAAAATGTACGGACACCTGAAGGTAGACGTGGCAGAAGCCGTAGTCGCAATGCTGGAACCTGTTCAGGCTGAGTACAAACGTATCCGTAGTGACAGAGCTTTCCTTGATTCAGTAATGAAAACCGGAGCAGAGAAAGCGTCAGCAAGAGCCGCCGTTACTCTTGAGAAGGTGTACAAAGCCGTAGGTTTTGTTCCTCGCGTATAG
- a CDS encoding aminodeoxychorismate/anthranilate synthase component II: MLLIIDNYDSFTYNLYQYFCELGAEVKVVRNDEIDIEGIEALNPSHIVISPGPCTPNEAGISLAVIEHFAGKKPLLGVCLGHQAIAQAFGGEVVRARKVMHGKTSPIKHNGKSVFQGLANPLTVTRYHSLVVKNETLPEQFEITAWTTHQDGSMDEIMGYQHRTLAIDAVQFHPESIKTQQGHELLANFLKR, translated from the coding sequence ATGCTGCTTATTATCGATAATTATGATTCGTTCACCTATAACCTCTACCAGTACTTTTGTGAATTGGGTGCAGAGGTAAAGGTTGTGCGTAATGATGAAATTGATATTGAGGGTATAGAGGCTCTTAATCCCAGTCATATTGTTATCTCCCCCGGCCCTTGCACACCAAATGAGGCAGGAATTTCACTGGCGGTGATCGAGCATTTTGCCGGAAAGAAACCTTTGCTGGGAGTCTGTTTAGGTCATCAGGCCATTGCGCAGGCGTTTGGCGGAGAGGTTGTGCGGGCCAGAAAGGTGATGCACGGTAAAACATCGCCGATCAAACATAACGGTAAAAGTGTTTTTCAGGGACTTGCTAATCCGCTTACCGTTACCCGATATCACTCACTGGTGGTAAAAAACGAGACTCTGCCTGAGCAGTTTGAAATCACCGCATGGACAACTCATCAGGATGGTTCAATGGATGAGATTATGGGCTATCAGCACCGGACTCTTGCTATTGATGCGGTACAGTTTCATCCTGAATCTATTAAGACTCAGCAGGGGCATGAGTTACTGGCGAACTTCCTTAAGCGCTAA
- a CDS encoding aspartate aminotransferase family protein has protein sequence MEKKVDRSWFDDVMVPCYNPMELIPVKGEGSRVWDQEGKEYIDFAGGIAVSCLGHCHPAMVNAITEQANKLWHLSNVMTNEPALRLAKKLTDISFADKVFFANSGAEANEAALKLARRVAADRFGDEKSEIIAFKQGFHGRTFFTVTVGGQAAYSDGFGPKPGDVTHLEYNNVEMLKQHISDKTCAVMMEPLQGEGGIVSPTLEFVQTVRELCDKHNALLIFDEVQTGNGRTGSFYAYEDLGVTPDILSTAKSLGGGIPIGAMLTTDEFAPHLKIGTHGSTYGGNPLACAVAEAVVDIVSKPETLEGVKKREAIIRDGLAKINDKYGIFSEIRGKGLLVGAVLNEEWQGRARDVLVAAGKEGLMVLVAGASIVRFTPSLVISEEELLEGLSRLDKAIAGLL, from the coding sequence ATGGAAAAGAAGGTCGACCGTAGCTGGTTTGATGATGTAATGGTGCCTTGTTATAACCCGATGGAGTTAATTCCGGTAAAGGGTGAAGGTTCGCGTGTCTGGGATCAGGAAGGCAAAGAGTATATTGACTTTGCCGGCGGTATCGCTGTGAGTTGCCTTGGTCACTGCCATCCGGCAATGGTGAATGCCATTACTGAACAGGCAAATAAACTCTGGCATCTGAGTAATGTGATGACCAACGAACCGGCACTTCGTCTGGCTAAAAAACTGACGGATATTTCGTTTGCTGACAAAGTGTTTTTCGCAAACTCAGGAGCAGAAGCTAACGAAGCTGCGTTAAAACTGGCTCGTCGTGTTGCTGCTGATCGCTTTGGTGATGAGAAGTCAGAAATTATCGCCTTTAAACAAGGCTTCCATGGTCGTACTTTCTTTACCGTTACCGTTGGTGGTCAGGCTGCTTATTCAGATGGCTTCGGTCCGAAACCGGGCGACGTTACCCATCTGGAATACAACAATGTTGAGATGCTGAAACAACATATCTCAGATAAAACTTGTGCGGTAATGATGGAGCCCCTTCAGGGTGAGGGCGGCATTGTTTCCCCGACTCTTGAGTTTGTTCAGACTGTTCGTGAACTGTGTGATAAGCATAACGCGCTACTTATTTTTGATGAAGTACAGACGGGTAATGGTCGTACCGGTAGCTTCTATGCCTATGAAGATCTGGGTGTTACTCCTGATATTCTGAGCACGGCTAAATCTCTGGGTGGCGGTATTCCGATTGGCGCAATGCTAACCACTGACGAGTTTGCCCCGCATCTTAAGATCGGAACCCACGGTTCTACCTATGGTGGCAACCCTCTTGCCTGTGCTGTGGCTGAAGCCGTTGTGGATATTGTCAGCAAGCCGGAAACCCTTGAAGGTGTGAAGAAGCGTGAAGCTATCATCCGTGATGGTCTAGCTAAAATTAATGATAAGTACGGCATCTTCAGTGAGATTCGCGGAAAAGGTCTGCTGGTTGGTGCGGTACTGAATGAAGAGTGGCAGGGCAGGGCACGTGATGTTCTTGTTGCTGCAGGTAAAGAAGGATTAATGGTTCTGGTTGCCGGAGCAAGCATTGTCCGTTTCACCCCATCTCTGGTTATTAGTGAAGAAGAGCTGCTGGAAGGCCTTTCCAGACTCGATAAAGCAATCGCGGGGCTGCTATAA
- the astA gene encoding arginine N-succinyltransferase, with protein sequence MLVVRPIKKTDYEALRVCAEESGHGFTSLPVNEELLTNRIDNSVASFAKQNVTEPTDEGYLMVGVDSETGEIGGTTAIEASIGWDAPFYTYHISKIVHSSPKLGVNNVVKLLTFGNNYTGCSEVCTLFLRPSFRGGLNGRLMSKCRFLMMAEHPERFSKTIFAEMRGVSDENGNSPFWQWLQEHFFSIDFTLADYLVGIGKKGFVADLMPRLPIYINLLSKEAQEVIGKVHENTVPALKLLENEGFVCRDYVDIFDAGPTVECDMRNIESVRHSFRAKVKVSEHSSSHDYLMINTSFENFRGVAAKGAYDAETETVILAEDVAAALEVGDGDYVRMLNQ encoded by the coding sequence ATGCTGGTTGTTAGACCTATTAAAAAAACAGATTATGAAGCCCTTAGGGTATGTGCAGAGGAATCAGGACATGGTTTTACCTCTCTGCCGGTGAATGAAGAGCTTCTGACTAACCGAATCGACAACTCTGTTGCCAGTTTCGCAAAACAAAATGTTACCGAACCGACTGATGAAGGCTACCTGATGGTGGGTGTTGACTCAGAAACCGGTGAAATTGGTGGTACCACGGCGATTGAAGCTTCAATTGGCTGGGATGCGCCTTTCTATACTTACCATATCAGTAAAATCGTACACTCCTCGCCTAAGCTTGGCGTCAACAATGTGGTAAAACTGCTGACCTTTGGCAACAACTACACGGGCTGTTCAGAGGTTTGTACTCTGTTCCTGAGACCTTCATTCCGTGGCGGTCTTAACGGCCGGTTGATGTCTAAGTGTCGTTTCCTGATGATGGCAGAACATCCTGAGCGTTTCTCAAAGACCATCTTTGCTGAGATGCGTGGTGTTTCCGATGAGAACGGTAACTCTCCGTTCTGGCAGTGGCTACAGGAACATTTCTTCTCTATTGATTTTACTCTGGCTGATTATCTGGTCGGTATTGGTAAAAAAGGCTTTGTTGCTGACTTAATGCCGCGTCTGCCAATCTATATCAACCTATTGAGCAAAGAAGCTCAGGAAGTGATTGGTAAGGTGCATGAGAATACGGTTCCGGCGTTGAAACTTCTGGAAAATGAAGGTTTTGTATGCCGCGATTACGTTGATATTTTCGATGCGGGCCCGACAGTTGAATGTGATATGCGCAATATTGAGTCAGTACGCCACTCTTTCAGAGCTAAGGTAAAAGTATCTGAGCACTCCAGCTCTCATGACTATCTGATGATCAACACCTCTTTCGAGAACTTCCGTGGAGTCGCGGCGAAAGGTGCTTATGATGCTGAGACAGAAACTGTGATTCTGGCGGAAGATGTTGCAGCGGCACTGGAAGTCGGTGACGGCGACTATGTTCGTATGCTCAATCAGTAA
- the astD gene encoding succinylglutamate-semialdehyde dehydrogenase, with the protein MTQWISGQWVAGQGEAMASSSPYNGEVIWQGDSATPAQVEQAVKAARSAFVQWKKLSFEQREKFVLAFAEEVKANSEEIAQIIAKETGKPIWETRTEAGAVAGKIAISIRAYHDRTGQNQREAAGNQIVLRHRPLGVMAVFGPYNFPAHLPNGHIVPALLAGNTVVLKPSEQTPATSELIMKLWQKVGLPNGVINLVQGARETGVALAESKGIDGLLFTGSANTGHILHKQFAGQPDKMLALEMGGNNPMVISEQFGDLDATVYTIIQSAFISAGQRCTCARRLYVPEGEKGDALLAKLAEATGKIVVDQPFAEPQPFMGPQISEQAAKFIIDAQANLQSLGGKSLLEAVNSKAAFVTPGIIDVTAISELPDEEYFGPLLQVVRYTGLEQAVELANDTRFGLSAGLVSTDDNEWDYFVDHIRAGIVNRNRQLTGASGDAPFGGPGASGNLRPSAYYAADYCAYPMASMEGSETLLPASLSPGVKL; encoded by the coding sequence ATGACTCAGTGGATTTCTGGTCAGTGGGTTGCCGGACAGGGTGAGGCGATGGCCTCTTCGAGCCCGTACAATGGAGAAGTGATCTGGCAGGGCGACAGTGCTACTCCGGCGCAGGTTGAACAGGCAGTAAAGGCGGCACGCAGTGCCTTTGTTCAGTGGAAAAAACTGAGCTTTGAACAGCGTGAAAAGTTTGTACTGGCCTTTGCCGAAGAGGTAAAAGCCAACAGTGAAGAGATCGCACAGATTATCGCTAAAGAAACGGGCAAACCTATCTGGGAAACCCGTACTGAAGCCGGTGCGGTAGCGGGCAAAATTGCTATCTCTATTCGTGCTTATCACGACAGAACAGGACAAAACCAGCGTGAAGCTGCCGGTAATCAGATCGTGTTAAGACATCGTCCTCTGGGTGTAATGGCCGTTTTCGGGCCATATAACTTCCCGGCTCATCTGCCAAACGGTCATATAGTACCAGCTCTTCTGGCGGGTAATACGGTTGTGCTTAAGCCTTCAGAACAAACTCCGGCAACATCAGAGTTAATTATGAAGCTGTGGCAGAAAGTTGGTTTGCCAAACGGCGTGATCAATCTGGTTCAGGGTGCAAGGGAAACCGGTGTCGCTTTGGCTGAGTCAAAAGGTATCGATGGCCTGCTGTTTACCGGCAGTGCCAATACTGGCCATATCCTGCATAAGCAGTTTGCCGGACAGCCTGACAAAATGCTGGCTCTTGAGATGGGCGGAAACAACCCTATGGTTATTTCTGAGCAGTTTGGTGACCTGGATGCAACTGTGTATACCATTATTCAGTCTGCCTTTATCAGTGCCGGTCAGCGCTGTACCTGTGCCAGACGCCTGTACGTGCCTGAAGGCGAGAAAGGTGATGCACTGCTTGCTAAGTTGGCAGAAGCGACAGGTAAGATTGTTGTTGATCAGCCTTTTGCTGAGCCACAACCGTTTATGGGACCTCAGATCTCAGAACAAGCCGCTAAGTTTATCATTGATGCGCAAGCGAACTTGCAGTCATTAGGCGGTAAATCTCTGCTGGAAGCGGTTAATTCCAAGGCTGCTTTTGTTACGCCGGGTATTATTGACGTAACTGCTATCAGCGAGCTGCCGGATGAAGAGTACTTCGGGCCTCTGCTGCAGGTTGTCCGTTACACAGGACTGGAGCAAGCAGTTGAGCTGGCAAATGATACTCGTTTTGGTCTGTCGGCCGGGCTGGTTTCCACTGATGATAACGAATGGGATTACTTCGTTGATCATATTCGTGCGGGCATTGTAAACCGTAATCGCCAGTTAACCGGCGCAAGCGGAGATGCACCATTTGGCGGACCGGGAGCTTCCGGTAACCTGCGACCAAGTGCTTACTATGCAGCCGATTACTGCGCTTACCCTATGGCATCAATGGAAGGGAGTGAAACTCTGCTTCCTGCATCATTAAGCCCGGGCGTTAAGCTGTAA
- a CDS encoding DUF1338 domain-containing protein, giving the protein MSPTLLFQKLWNDYIQRLCPEAERVHQLLEEGEPLINDHIALRTFSLAPLGIDTLAKPFIELGYKECGDYLFESKKLTAKHYEHADPNQPKVFISQLEVGLCSPELQSIVAKLVEQVDADKLSSSDFLHGGRLWDISYQDYLTLSEESEYAAWLSAHGYGANHFTVSVNQLDKFESVKSVNDHLREAGFSINESGGEVKGSAEVLLEQSSTMADRVEVNFAGEQQVVPGGFYEFALRYPMADGDLYQGFVAASADKIFESTDN; this is encoded by the coding sequence ATGTCTCCGACACTTCTGTTTCAAAAACTGTGGAACGACTATATTCAACGTTTGTGCCCTGAAGCTGAACGGGTACATCAGCTACTTGAAGAGGGCGAGCCCTTAATTAATGATCATATTGCTTTAAGGACGTTTTCTCTTGCTCCGCTGGGAATCGATACTCTGGCTAAGCCTTTTATTGAGCTTGGTTATAAAGAGTGTGGTGATTACCTGTTTGAGAGTAAGAAACTAACGGCTAAGCACTATGAGCATGCTGATCCGAATCAGCCTAAGGTGTTTATCAGTCAGCTTGAAGTGGGGCTTTGTTCGCCAGAGCTACAATCTATCGTAGCAAAACTGGTTGAACAGGTTGATGCGGATAAACTCTCATCAAGTGACTTCCTTCACGGCGGCAGGCTATGGGATATCAGCTATCAGGATTATCTGACCTTGTCTGAAGAGAGTGAGTACGCCGCATGGCTTTCTGCCCACGGCTACGGTGCTAACCACTTTACCGTAAGTGTCAATCAACTGGATAAGTTCGAATCAGTGAAATCAGTTAATGATCACTTAAGGGAAGCGGGTTTCTCTATCAATGAATCGGGCGGAGAGGTAAAAGGTTCTGCAGAGGTGCTGTTAGAGCAGTCTTCAACCATGGCTGACCGGGTTGAGGTTAACTTTGCCGGAGAACAACAAGTTGTACCGGGTGGGTTTTACGAGTTTGCCCTTCGATACCCAATGGCCGATGGTGACCTCTATCAGGGTTTTGTTGCTGCTTCAGCAGATAAAATCTTTGAAAGTACCGACAACTAA
- the epmB gene encoding EF-P beta-lysylation protein EpmB, translated as MPHIITRKAASVEQNWINELANGISDPEKLLNTLKIPPAQWPKDKNGLCTFNARKQFAQRVPASFISRMELGNINDPLLRQVLPLDEELEFQPGFSSDPLEEQGSDQPGLLHKYKNRALLILKSGCAVNCRYCFRRHYPYSESKGNKQAWQQSIDYIAEHTELNEVILSGGDPLMAKDHEMEWLLEQIGNIPHIKRLRIHSRLPVVIPSRITDELCMVLKNSPLKVILVSHINHVNEIDHSLADAFAKLKQAGVTLLNQSVLLKGVNDSVEAQIALNETLFDCGVQPYYLHVLDKVQGAAHFYVSDKKAKQIITEMMTRVSGYMVPKLTREIGGRPSKTPLDLGLE; from the coding sequence ATGCCGCATATCATAACCCGAAAAGCCGCCTCTGTTGAGCAAAACTGGATCAATGAATTAGCGAATGGGATCAGTGATCCTGAAAAATTGCTGAATACTCTGAAAATCCCTCCGGCTCAGTGGCCAAAAGACAAAAACGGACTCTGCACCTTTAACGCCAGAAAGCAGTTTGCTCAGCGGGTTCCTGCCAGTTTTATCAGCCGGATGGAACTAGGGAACATTAATGACCCGCTACTCAGACAAGTGCTTCCTCTTGATGAAGAGCTGGAGTTCCAGCCCGGATTCAGCTCCGATCCATTGGAAGAGCAAGGCTCAGATCAGCCCGGACTACTGCACAAATATAAAAACCGTGCCCTGTTAATTCTGAAAAGTGGCTGTGCCGTTAACTGCCGCTACTGTTTTCGTCGTCACTATCCTTACAGCGAAAGCAAAGGAAATAAACAGGCGTGGCAGCAGAGTATTGATTATATTGCAGAACATACAGAGCTCAATGAGGTGATTCTATCCGGAGGCGATCCTTTGATGGCCAAAGATCATGAGATGGAGTGGTTGCTGGAGCAAATAGGCAATATCCCCCATATTAAAAGGCTGAGAATACACTCCCGGTTGCCGGTAGTAATACCATCGAGGATAACTGATGAACTATGCATGGTTCTGAAAAATAGTCCGCTGAAGGTGATACTCGTATCCCATATTAATCATGTAAATGAAATTGACCATTCACTGGCGGATGCATTTGCTAAATTGAAGCAGGCCGGAGTGACCTTACTTAACCAGTCAGTGCTGTTAAAAGGGGTTAATGATTCTGTAGAGGCACAAATAGCCCTGAACGAAACCCTGTTTGATTGCGGTGTTCAGCCATATTACCTGCATGTACTGGATAAGGTGCAAGGTGCGGCTCATTTTTATGTCAGTGATAAAAAGGCAAAGCAGATAATTACAGAGATGATGACTAGGGTATCCGGATATATGGTGCCTAAGCTCACCCGTGAAATTGGTGGCCGGCCAAGTAAAACCCCGCTGGATCTAGGTCTGGAATAA
- the efp gene encoding elongation factor P — protein MATVSTNEFKGGLKLMLDNEPCVILENEYVKPGKGQAFNRVKIRKLLSGKVLEKTFKSGETCEVADVMDIDLDYLYSDGEFYHFMNSETFEQIAADAKAVGDNAKWLVENNTCMITLWNGNPITVTPPNFVELEVTETDPGLKGDTQGTGGKPATLTTGAVVRVPLFIQIGEVIKVDTRSAEYVGRVK, from the coding sequence ATGGCTACAGTTAGCACTAATGAATTCAAAGGCGGCCTGAAATTGATGCTTGATAATGAGCCGTGCGTAATTCTTGAAAACGAATACGTTAAGCCGGGTAAAGGTCAGGCATTTAACCGCGTAAAAATTCGTAAACTACTTTCTGGTAAAGTGCTAGAGAAAACATTTAAGTCTGGTGAAACGTGCGAAGTTGCAGACGTTATGGATATCGATCTAGATTATCTATACTCAGACGGCGAATTCTACCACTTTATGAACTCAGAAACATTCGAACAAATTGCTGCAGATGCAAAAGCAGTCGGTGACAATGCTAAGTGGCTGGTAGAAAACAACACTTGTATGATTACCCTTTGGAATGGCAACCCTATTACAGTAACTCCGCCAAACTTTGTTGAGCTTGAAGTGACTGAGACAGATCCTGGCCTTAAAGGTGATACTCAGGGTACAGGTGGTAAGCCGGCAACTCTGACGACTGGTGCTGTTGTTCGTGTACCTCTGTTTATTCAGATTGGTGAAGTGATTAAGGTTGATACCCGTTCAGCTGAATATGTTGGTCGCGTAAAATAA
- the frdD gene encoding fumarate reductase subunit FrdD: protein MVVDKHPKRSDEPVWWGLFGAGGSWFAMITPVTVLVLGILAPLGIIDAEAMSYERVSEFATSFIGALFIIGTLALPMWHAMHRVHHGMHDLKIHAGVVGKIACYFSAALVSALSIIFIIMI, encoded by the coding sequence ATTGTGGTAGATAAACATCCAAAACGTTCAGACGAGCCGGTATGGTGGGGTCTGTTTGGTGCCGGCGGCAGCTGGTTTGCCATGATAACGCCGGTGACGGTACTGGTGCTGGGTATCCTTGCACCTTTAGGTATTATTGATGCGGAAGCGATGAGCTATGAGCGCGTTTCAGAGTTCGCCACCAGCTTTATCGGTGCCTTATTTATTATCGGCACGCTGGCACTGCCTATGTGGCATGCTATGCACCGTGTTCATCACGGTATGCATGACCTTAAGATCCATGCAGGTGTGGTTGGTAAGATTGCCTGTTATTTCAGTGCTGCTTTAGTATCGGCTTTATCGATCATTTTTATTATTATGATCTGA